The segment TGTATACAAACCGTTAGTACAAACAAACATTTCTCTTAATGGGTCATCCACATAAGGAAAGCAATAAGAGAAGAGGCAAGAAACAAAGCCAACCAATTTCAAATTTGAAGCAACCTGGATGCCAAAACCCTACACTTGGTCAGACTACTGAGGAATCTAAGCTTTTTAGCAGTTTGATGAAAACAGAAGAGAGTGTGTTGTTTAACTCTACCATAGTAGAAGAGGATGCTGATGCTGCAGTATTGACAGATACAACGACCCTTTTGAGTGACGATGATAATTGGACAGATACTTCTTTTGATTTCTCAGATAATGATGCTTCGTGCTCAAACTCTGATGTTTCGTATATATCTGGTAGTATGGAGAAACAGAGGATAGTGTCAGATATATCAATGAATTCTTCCTATGAGGTAGCACTCGCTGAGGTTCTGAAGGTGAGTGAAACTATATgttattttcttcattttctaGTCATCTTTGATCGTCACTCAATTAATTTTCATATTGTTTTCAGACATTGGAAGCAATGCCTGATTTAAGTGAACCCTCATCCGAACTTTCCAAGAATAGACAATATCACTACTCAAACACAACGATTGAACCTGTCAGAGCTTATTTTGAAAAATGTGGCATacatgtaagtttgttatattacTTTTTAATCATGTGCCTGGAAATGATACATGATCACCATGAATTTTTTGGAAATTGGTGATGATAAgtttttatttatctaataatatATTCTTGTGACTATGAATCCTTTGTGACAGGAGCCCGGTAGAAAGTCATACCTACCTTTGTCATCTAATAATGATCTTCAGACATGGCCTGCTTTAACTCCTATTAAGCCCTCATTTGAGTTTTCGAAGAGTAGACAGCAACACAACTCAAACATAGGAGTTGTTACAGATGTTCTTAAAGAAAGTTACGTTGTAAGTAACTTGCTCTTTATGTATCTTTAAAATTATATGACTTTTATTCTTATGGTTTTAAATATGCCTAAGAATAGTGCATGAATTTTTTTGTGTTATATAATATATCCTTATGGCTATGAATCCTTTGTTACAGTTACTTGGTGGGGCTTCTTACATTGCGTCATCATCTAATAGTGATCTCGAGGAGGGTAATATGTCATTCAAGAGGTTGTAATTAATTCGTCATCTAATATATTACGGTGTTTTGAGTTGATATAGATGATTTTGGTGTTAATAAAATTTCATTTGGATGGCTTTGAGATGGAGATTTGTGAATCAGTTTATTAGAATTTATTTGTCA is part of the Lactuca sativa cultivar Salinas chromosome 7, Lsat_Salinas_v11, whole genome shotgun sequence genome and harbors:
- the LOC111883723 gene encoding uncharacterized protein LOC111883723 isoform X2; its protein translation is MGHPHKESNKRRGKKQSQPISNLKQPGCQNPTLGQTTEESKLFSSLMKTEESVLFNSTIVEEDADAAVLTDTTTLLSDDDNWTDTSFDFSDNDASCSNSDVSYISGSMEKQRIVSDISMNSSYEVALAEVLKTLEAMPDLSEPSSELSKNRQYHYSNTTIEPVRAYFEKCGIHEPGRKSYLPLSSNNDLQTWPALTPIKPSFEFSKSRQQHNSNIGVVTDVLKESYVLLGGASYIASSSNSDLEEGNMSFKRSWREVLIGLGTSSEETQTREIKGKSPLHNPDSWVKIVKKGSHTRDSKGKSALHDPDSWVKVVKKGSHMQKLDYPSKDTAKKQHIPMDDYKKYRHNANQHWEIQKSLVEQARNAYASGKRNEWVNLSEQARMWKEKAEQADEKASQDIFDSRNKNNIVDLMTIDLHGQHVKEGMMRLKYHLAFGVYGRSLRRLRVITGYGSGGTGQSMLKQAVVDLLKTEKFEWEKENEGSLLIKFDMKKRELGFVKL